The Vibrio gallaecicus genome contains a region encoding:
- a CDS encoding L-alanine exporter AlaE, protein MKSRGPFCLRNAAADTFAMVVFCFISGMIVEIFISGMSFEQSLASRMLSIPVNIAIAWPYGVFRDWFLRNGAKLSGTSLMKNISDLVAYVLFQSPVYAGILFAVGASTDQIITAVTSNAVISCGMGVLYGYFLDMCRKWFKVPGYYQQA, encoded by the coding sequence ATGAAATCTCGTGGTCCATTTTGTCTTCGCAATGCAGCAGCGGATACATTTGCTATGGTTGTTTTCTGTTTTATTTCAGGAATGATTGTTGAGATCTTCATATCAGGCATGTCATTTGAGCAATCACTAGCTTCTAGAATGCTATCAATACCTGTGAATATTGCTATTGCGTGGCCTTACGGTGTGTTCCGTGATTGGTTTTTACGTAATGGAGCGAAACTGTCAGGAACTTCGTTGATGAAGAATATTTCTGACTTGGTGGCTTATGTGCTTTTCCAGTCTCCCGTGTATGCAGGAATCTTGTTTGCTGTTGGAGCGTCTACGGATCAAATCATTACTGCTGTAACCAGTAATGCAGTGATTTCATGTGGTATGGGAGTGCTTTATGGTTACTTTCTGGATATGTGTCGTAAGTGGTTTAAAGTGCCAGGTTATTACCAACAAGCTTAA